The following are encoded together in the Heterodontus francisci isolate sHetFra1 unplaced genomic scaffold, sHetFra1.hap1 HAP1_SCAFFOLD_54, whole genome shotgun sequence genome:
- the LOC137359150 gene encoding probable G-protein coupled receptor 139 has product MHRPMQWVRNIFYVILAIIGVPVNLVSIVILSKGNCGLSSCTTRYLVAMSTADLLVIITDIILRKMNDYYFPLNFLDLTSVCRSRYFLIRAAIDCSVWFTIAFTFDRFVAICCQKLKSKYCTRKTATVVLSTTSILLCLKNIPTYFRYKPRRVIDNVEWRCSNKPSYFTDPRWIGFAMFEKALTLLLPFMLILLLNVLTFRHILVTSRVRQRLRGQSKKDNHNDCEMERRRKSLILLFTISGSFIFLWLLYMLYIFRIGDFLDDESYYIFGKLAYMLRNLSCCTNTFIYMVTQSEFREQLKSTVKYAVTSIIKLINKQNN; this is encoded by the exons atgcaccgaccaatgcaatgggtgcggaacatattctatgtgatccttgctataattggtgttcctg ttaatttagtgtcaattgtgatcctgtccaagggaaattgcggactctccagttgcaccacccgttacctggtggccatgtcaacggcagatctactggttatTATCACTGATATCATACTCCGGAAAAtgaatgattattatttcccattaaatttcctggacctcacctctgtgtgtcgctctcgttatttcctgatccgtgcagccatcgactgttccgtctggttcaccatcgctttcacatttgatcgttttgtcgccatttgttgccagaagctgaaatcaaaatattgcaccaggaaaactgccactgtggttctatcaacaaccagcattctgctctgtctaaaaaatattcccacctactttagatataaacctagacgggtaatcgacaatgtagaatggcgctgctcgaataagccaagctattttactgaccctcgatggattggatttgcaatgtttgaaaaagctttaacactaTTACTGCCATTCatgttaattctgttgctgaacgttctgacgttcagacacattttagtgaccagtcgagttcgtcagagactgaggggtcagagcaagaaagataatcacaatgactgtgaaatggagagaagaaggaagtctttgattttactcttcaccatatctggcagtttcatatttttgTGGTTGCTGTATATGTTATATATTTTTCGTATTGGTGATTTCTTAGATGATGAATCTTACTATATTTTTGGAAAgcttgcatatatgctgcggaatttaagttgctgtacaaacacatttatttatatggtcactcagtccgagttcagagagcagttaaagagcacggtgaaatatgcagttacatcaattattaaattaattaataaacaaaacaactga